The sequence below is a genomic window from Tindallia magadiensis.
TCCTATCTATGGATTATGAGTAATATTTTCCAAGCGAGCTGGCTGTGTGCTCTGAACCCACTCTGCTTTCATGAAGTAGAAAAAATTTTCTACTTGAGAATAATCAATGAGTTTCACAGGGTTGGTGGTATTGTTGGTAAATCTCCATATGAAACGATATAATGCTCTCATAGAGTGAGATGCATATAAATATACCGTTATCGGAACAACATTGACAATGTTCCGATAACGGTATATTTTATTAAGAGAGGGGTGATTCATCATGAAATATATGAGTTCCAAGGAAGCAAGCGTAAAATGGAAGATAAGCGACCGTCGAATTCGGGTGCTTTGCAAAGAGGAGCGCATTGAGGGTGCTATAAAAATTGGCAGAAATTGGTCCATCCCTGTCGATGCCGCTAAGCCTGTGGATGCAAGGGAAAAAAACAAGAAGCATTACCTTGGACTGGAATATGGCTTTAGCTATATCGATTCACTGAAAGAGACGATCGATAAGCACAGGCCTTTTTCCAGGACGCTTGTCGATTCGCTGCAGGAAAAACTAACGGTTGAGTGGACTTATCATAGCAATGCCATAGAAGGAAACACACTGACGCTATCGGAGACGAAAGTTGTTCTTGAAGGAATTACTATTGGTGGAAAAAGCATGGTGGAGCATTTGGAGGTCATTAACCATCGCAATGCAATCCTCTTTCTCCAAGAACTGATTGCAGACAGGGAATCCCTCTCTGAGTGGAATATCAAAAGCCTCCATGCTTTGATATTAAGAGAAATAGACAACACAAATGCTGGCAAATATCGAAATGAGAATGTGGTGATCAGTGGTACCAGTCATATTCCGCCAAAGCATTATGAGATTGTGGATTTAATGCAAAGACTGATAGAGGAATATCATAACGAATGGAGAAACGTGCATTCTGTTGCCAGGGCTGCGCTCCTGCATGGTGAATTTGTAAAAATTCATCCCTTTATAGATGGAAATGGGAGGACCTCCAGGCTGCTTCTCAATTTTGAGTTAATGAAAAACGGCTACCCTCCCATTATCATAAAGAAGGAAGAGAGAGCAAGGTATTATAATGCCCTCGACCTGGCACATACAACCATGAATTATGAACCTTTCATTGCGTTGGTGTCTGAAGGTGTCATAGAAGCTCAAAAATTATGGTTATCGGTATTAGATGAATGATGTATAAGACGAAAAACAGTTCCTTTCAACCCCGAGATGAAGAACAACGGCACCGTGAGAAAGACATTCTCT
It includes:
- a CDS encoding Fic family protein codes for the protein MKYMSSKEASVKWKISDRRIRVLCKEERIEGAIKIGRNWSIPVDAAKPVDAREKNKKHYLGLEYGFSYIDSLKETIDKHRPFSRTLVDSLQEKLTVEWTYHSNAIEGNTLTLSETKVVLEGITIGGKSMVEHLEVINHRNAILFLQELIADRESLSEWNIKSLHALILREIDNTNAGKYRNENVVISGTSHIPPKHYEIVDLMQRLIEEYHNEWRNVHSVARAALLHGEFVKIHPFIDGNGRTSRLLLNFELMKNGYPPIIIKKEERARYYNALDLAHTTMNYEPFIALVSEGVIEAQKLWLSVLDE